AACAACGAGCAGGGAAAAAAACTTTCCAAAAGGGATGGTGCGACGGATGTGATGGAGTATAAGGCGCTTGGTTTCCTGCCTGAGGCCCTGCTCAACTTCCTAGTGCGTCTCGGCTGGAGTCACGGCGACCAGGAGATCTTCTCCGTGGAAGAGATGATAGAGCTGTTCGACCCGAAAGATATTAACAAGTCTGCTTCCAACTACAATCTTGACAAACTGCTTTGGCTCAATGCCCACTATATCAAGAACAAGAGTAACAGCGAACTGGCAGAACTTTTGAAGCCGTTTGGTGTGGATATCAGTGAACACGACAAGCTTGAAATGCTGCTCGATGCGACCAAAGAGCGTGGGAAAACACTTGTAGAACTGGCTGAGCAGATCAAGCTTATCCTCACTGCTCCGACAGACTATGACGAGAAGGCTGTCAAAAAAGCTTTCAAGGGAGAGGCAAAAGAGATCCTGACGGATTTCATCGCGATGCTGCAGACCTGGGAGAAACCGCTGCATCTTCCGGTAGATTACCATGAAGTAATGGAGAAGATCGTTGCGGAGAAGGAGATCGGGTTCGGGAAGATCGGTATGCCGCTTCGTGTCAGCCTGCTGGGAAGCATGACCGGCGCAGGGATGGACGAAGTGATGGCGATCATAGGAGTGGATGAGACGATCGATCGTATAGAGAGAGCGGTATCAACGATCGCGTAGGGTGCTGTGAGGGCACAGCACCCTACGTGTTCAAAAACTTTTTTAAAGACCTCTTCTCCCTGTATCCCATCGTATAATAGATCTGTTCCAGATACCAGGTGAGCTGTTTGGGGGTGATCCCTCTCTGTTTCGCTTCTTTTTTCAAGATATACTGCGGGATACGTACTTTTGTACGGGCAAACTGCTTTGCCAGGTTTTCCACCTGTACTCCGTTTTTGTTATAGCATAGTCTGGCAAAGACAAAGGGCAGACCTGTTTTTTCATACCATGCCTCTGCAAGGTCTATGCCTTCACCTCCGCCCAGGTAATACTTGAGTGCAGCATCACCTATGAGTACCCTGCCTTTGAGACCCAGTACTTTTGCCAGTCGGTTGGATGTGGCGGAAGCGGGATCATATTGGTCTTCTCCCTCCCGCAGCAAGACACTGTAGACTTTTTTATCTGCGATGATGCCCAGGTCCGTACATCCGAACTTTCTGGATTCGATTGATGAAATGAAAGCGGCATTGACCTCTTTCCTTTTGAGTGACCTATTGATCTGTGAGGGAACAGCACGTTTATAGCGGAAAGCCATTTTTGCCGAGGAACTTTTGAGGTAGCGTTTGAGAAAGAGCTGGAAAGGGAGAAGGTTTAGATAGCTGATAGAACCAAATAGCATACCACTCCCTTTTTTAAGCGTAATTATACCAAACAAGAATTATAATCGCCTCAGATTGCATAAAGGCTTTTTAATGATAAAAGTGGAATTTCTTGGTCCTATCGGCAAAGCACCCTTAGAGATGGAAGCAGCGACGCTTGCAGATGTTGCTGAAAAACTCAAAGAAGACGGTACGGTCAAAGAGTGGCTGCCAAAATGTGCAGTAGCACTGAACAATACGATGGTAAGTGATTTGAACACACCGCTAAAAGAGGGAGACAAGATATCTATCCTTCCGCCGGTTTGTGGAGGCTGAGTTATGGAACTGTATAACGGTCCCTTGGATGTCAAAGAGATCTTTGGAAGGTGGCTGGATGAAGAGGCCCAGTCCAACTACGGTGCGTATATTCCTTTTGTGGGAACGATACGTGCAGAAGAGGAGATAGAAGCGCTCAGTTTCGATATCTATGAACCGGTACTTCAGAAGTGGTTCGATGAGTGGCAGGAGAAAGCGAGGGCACGGGGAGCAGTGGTCAAAATGGCACATGCGATCGGTGATGTGCCCGTCCACACCTCTTCGTATGTTTCCGCGGTATTCTCTCCCAAACGCCGTGTGGCACTGGAGCTGATAGAAGAATTTGTAGAAGATTTCAAAGCCAATGCGCCGATCTGGAAATATGATGTGAAGAACGGTGAACGTATCTATGCAGAAGATCGGAGTACACCGATGGACGGAGCAGGGTTGCTGGCGTAATCCTGCGAGTGAAGAGTGATTGTAAGCATTGCGTTGCAATGCTTATACTGAATAGAGGGTGGCGTGAAATACGATACAAACCTACATTATTAATTATGCATTGTTAAGTATTAAATAAAAAGCGAAACAGGTTTCGCAAGAGCCGTCCGCTGAGGATGGTGCATCAAAAAGAGCTTTGCTCTTTTTGAAATCAGTATAAAAAGGGAACTTTTCACATGATACACTTTGATGAATCGATGACACTCCTTGAGGGGCTGCAGATCGAGAAGTACAAAACAAAAAAACTCTATATCATGGAGGCGCAGGGGTATGTCCTGGCAGAAGATGTGGTGGCTGACCACAACTCTCCGGAATTCCCGACAGCAGCCATGGACGGCTATGCCCTGAATCATGATGATATAGCCATGGGCAGGCTCAAGATAGCCAGTATCAATCCTGCCGGATCTGCTTTGAAAGATGAAGTGATCGGTGGTACCTGCATCAAGACTTTTACGGGTTCTTTGATGCCCAAAGGTGCAGATACACTCATTCCCATTGAAAATGTGGAAGTGGATGATGACGAGATCATTATCAAAGAGGAAGTCCCCCAGGGATTTTCCGTACGTGAAGTGGGAGAGAACTATGCCAAAGGACAGAAACTCATTGAAGCGGGAACAAAGATCGATTTTCCCCAAATCGGTGTGATGGCAGGACTGAACATTGTTTCTGTCATGGTCTATGAAAAACCGACGGTCGCCGTACTCTCTACGGGCTCCGAACTGCTTGATCTGGGAGAAGTACAGACAAATGATGCCCAGATACGCTCATCGAACAACTACACTGTCGAAGCAATCGTCCGGAAATATGACGGCATACCCATGCAGCTTGGATGCATCAAGGATGACAAAGCAAGTATCCAAAAAGCTATGGCGGAAGCGCTTGAGAAGAGTGATATCGTTGTGACCACCGGCGGTGTAAGTGTAGGTGATTTTGATTTTGTTAAAGACGTGATCACCGAACTGGGTTGCGAAGTAGTGTTCAAAGGAGTACGTATCAAGCCCGGACAGCACATTGTCGTGGCACGCAAAGGGGACAAGTTTATTGTCGGGCTTCCCGGATTTGCCTACTCCTCAACGGTCACGGCACTTCTGTATGTTGTGCCTCTGATAGAAAAACTGCAGAGAGGAAAGTCTTCCCTGAAAAAAGTGAAAGCCAAACTGAAAGAGCCTTTCATCAAACGTGCCAAAAAAGCGGAGTTCACTGCCTGTAACGTCTCTTTGCTTCAGGGAGAGTATTATGTTGACTTCAAAGGAAAGAAGGTGGGTACCTCTGCCATTCTGACCAATATGCTTGGAAATGTCGCCCTGCTTGTCACTTCAGAGGATGATACCTCCAAAGGGGTAGGGGATGAAGTGGACGTGCTTCTGCTTGCATAGCATCCGGGTTATACAAAATCAAATTTAAATTTGATTTTGTATTATACCCACTTCGCTCTGATCTTCAGAAAGAGTGCAAATTCCGCTGCCGTTCTGCATCCTGAGTTCATAGCTTCACTTAAGAGGTTTCTGTTTCTTTTAAAATCCATTTTAAATCCTTTTTCTTTTTTTAACGCCATATATGTCAAATTGTATGTAAAAGTATAAAAATAGTTAAAAAATATGTCAAATTGTCATACATTTAGGAAAAACATATTATAATTTGAAATATAAATATGAAAGAGGAGTGAAAAATGGTGAATTTCAATGAAATAATAGAAAAACTCAAAGATGTGATCTCTGAAACGAAGATCGGAGGGAAGGTCTTTGACAAAGATGTCGCCCAGGCGCTTAATATCCCCCAGGCAACCTTTGCCACAATGAAAAAAAGGAATTCCATTCCTTACGAAGAGATACTCGAGTTCTGTGCCCTTAAAAAGATATCAGTCAACTGGCTCTTCTTTGACCAGGCGGTCGATATGCTCAAGGAGCAGACAGAAAAGTTCTTTCAGGTACGCTACTTCTCTGACATACGGGCAAGCGCGGGCGGCGGGGCGGAAGTTTTTGATGAGAATTACGAAACGATCACTGTTGATGAGAAGATCATGCACAATATGGTAGGGGTGGGAAACACAGAGCTTGAAGCCATTCATGTGGATGGTGAGTCAATGGAACCGACACTGCAGGATGGCTCCATCGTGTTTGTAGACAGGAACCAGACTAATATCAACAAAGACGGCATTTTCATCGCTTCAACCACTGCAGGACTTTTCATCAAGCGTATCCGCCAGAGAGCGGATGGAATGGTGGAGCTCATCTCGGATAATAAAGCCTACTCTCCCGAAGTGCTGGCGCCGGATGAGGTCAGTATTGTGGGGAAAGTCGTTGGGAATATTGAATCGCTTTGATTTCTGTAGGGTGCGTGTCTACGCACCTTACGCGAAGAAGATGTACATTTTAGGTTTAATGATTTCCCGCACATGCTACACATCTGACACTTTCCGGACGTACGGACATCCGGCCTGTGCCTATCTCCTCTTCACACTCTATACAGATACCGAACATCGGTTTGTCGATACGAAGCAGGGCATTCCGGAGTCTGGTGAGCCGGACCTTTGACTCGTCGAGTATCTTGTTGTTGACATGCTGTTCACCCATCGCTTCGAGCCGGGTGAGTCGTCCCAGTGAACAGTCCGGAGAAATGGGTTTGACCTTCTCTTCGAGTGTGCTGATCTGCTCTTTGAGCGTTTCGATGTCTTCTTCTATCTTTGTGCGTATATTTTCTTTTTCTTCTTGTGTCATTTGTATCTCTTTATGGTATAGTTGATAATCATTATAGCAAAAGGATCTCTGTGAAACATCTGGTGTTGTTTTTTTTACTTCTTTCCGGAGTCACCTGGGCCAAACCGGCATATACCAATGCACTCATCCATGAAGATTCTCCCTATCTTCAACAGCATGCGCACAATCCTGTGAACTGGTACCCTTGGGGCAAGGAAGTGTTTGAGAAAGCCGGGAAAGAACACAAATTCATTTTTCTCTCCATCGGCTACAGTACCTGCCACTGGTGCCATGAGATGGAGAAGGAGAGCTTTACGGATGAAACGGTAGCCAAATTACTGAATGATGACTTTGTGTCCATCAAGGTGGATAGAGAAGAATACCCCCAGATAGACAAGAAGTATCAGCAGCTCTATATGGACTATTATGGTAAAAGGGGAGGGTGGCCTCTGAGTGTGTTTATGACGCCGGAAGGCGAAGTGTTCCATCTGGGGACATACATACCCAAAGAGGAAGGATACGGCTCCAAAGGATTGCTGAATATGCTGCCTGCCTTTGCCTCATTAAGGCAGAACAAAACAGCACTGCAAAAACGGATAGTCAAATATAGGCAGGCTCAGGCAAAAAATGCTTCCCGTAAAAAACTTACGCAGGATATCACAAAAGAGCTGCTCAAAAAAACGGTGAACGATATAGAAAAAGAGTTTGACAGGGAAAACGGTGGATTTGCTTCCCGTCCCAAGTTCCCGGAAGCTTCCAAGATAGTGCTGCTCCTGACCATTTACAGACTGAACAGTGACAAAAGGGCCTACAGCATGGCCGATACGACACTGAGAAAAATGGCCCGAAGCGGGCTTTACGACCAGATAGGGGGAGGATTTTTCCGCTACACGACAGACCGGGAATGGCAGAGCCCGCATTTCGAGAAAATGCTCTATACCAATGCCGAACTGATCCCGGTGTATGTGCAGATGTATGAAGAGACGAAGGACCCTATGTACAAAAGGGTCGTGCAGGAGACCATAGCGCAGATACGGGAGCACTTTATGCAAGAGGACCTCTACTTTTCCGCAAGCGATGCGGACAGTGACGGAGAAGAGGGCGGTTATTTCATTTACAATTACGACGAAGTGAAAGACGCACTTTTGAAAAAAGGATTGAGCATTTCTGAGACAGAAGAAGCGCTTGCCTATTTGGGGATAGAGGAGGATGGTAATGTGGATGGAGAACTTTCCCTCCCGCATATTACAGGAAGCAAAGAACCTTCAAGGCTCAAAGAGGTCAAACGCTACCTGAAGAAACTGCGCAAAACGAGGCGCTTCCCTTTTGTGGATACAAAGATCATTACGGCATGGAATGCGATGATGGTCAAAGCGCTTTTTGTTGCTTCCCGAGTTGATTCGGAGTATCTTGATGATGCAAAAAAGAGTTTGGAAAAACTCTGGATGCTGATGCGTCGTGACGGAAAGCTTTACCATCAGACACTTTACGGAAAAGCACCCAAACAGAAAGCAATATTGGAAGACTATGCTTTTTTGACGGATGCCCTGATAGAAGGTTATGAACGGAGTTATGACGAGCGTTATCTCTCTTGGGCAAAAATATTGTGCGAAGAGGCGGTGGAGAAGTTTTACCGAAAGGGTATCTGGTATCTTAGTGACGATCGGGTCAGAACCTTGGCCGATCTTGACGACCGGTACTATACTTCGGCACTCAGCGTAATGCTGGAGTCGCTTCTGAAGACAGCAGCATTGAACGAAGATCTGAACTATCTGGCTGTCGTAAAAAAAACCGTGGAGATGCAGGGGGCTGTACTGCAGAAGAGTCCGGCAAAAGCTCCCCGGTTTACGGAACTCTATCTTCTCCTCAAAAAAGGTGATGTTATCATCCATGCGAATAGGCAAATGTTACTTGATGCGCACAAAGAGATTGATAGTATAGGGTATCCTTTCGTTTTAAGCAAAGTTGAACAGAGTGACGAGTATCTTGCCTGCAAGATCAACACCTGTTTTGCACATGACAAGAATATAACGCAGTTGATTGAAAAGATTAAAAAGGCGGTGAAGTAGTATGCTGACCATGAACGAAGACCTTGAGGATGCGCTGAAACAGTACATCATACTGCTGGATAAGGGGGAATACTTTGATGCGCATGAAGTACTGGAAGAAGCCTGGCACCCCCTGCGTCTGAAAAAGGACCCTCTGGCAAACCTTGCCAAAGGCCTGATCAACGGTGCCGTTGCTTTTGAACATTTGAAGCTCAATAAAAGTAATGCAAGTGAAAAGGCGCGCAAGGTCATGACATCCTACGAGAAGCATAAAGAGATTTATTCAGATGAGATAAGGTATGCGATCCTGTTTAAAGCTGCCTGTATTAAGATTGAAGAGTTGAAAAGCGCATATCCGGAAGTGTGGTACTGATGTTCTGGTATCACGATATGACAAAGCATTCCTATGTTTCCGTGCGGCAAAACCCTAACTACCTCTCTTGGGAAGATCAGCCGGGTACCTACAAGAATTATCCTGGCAGTTATCCAAAATATAAGCTCGACCTTGAAAACGAAGAAGCGAATTTCCTTTTCCATATTGCAGGACTGACGGCAAAGAAAAGCTATCCGGGCGGTGAATACTACTTGCGTATCAATCCCTCCGCGGGCGCGCTGTATCCCAATGAACTCTATTTTCAGGCCCGTGGCGTAGAGGGGATAAAAGACGGTATCTATCATTATGAGGTCAGTTCAAGCTCTCTGACCCTGCTTCATGAGATCAGTGAAACGGAAGGGCTGGAGCCCTATTTCGGGTACAAGACGGCGATGAAAGGCTATCTTTTCCTGGTCTCGGCTATCTGTTACCGCTCTTCGTGGAAATACAGGAACAGGGCGTTCCGCTACTGCCTTTTGGATGCAGGACATCTCCTGGGGAGCGTGGAAGCGGCAGCACTGTTGAAACCCCATGCCGTACAGATGGTCTATGGTATTGAAAGAGAAACACTGAACAGGATGTTCGGTTTTGAAGATCGAGAGTGGTTTGTGTCAGGCTGCAGTGTAGCCGTACCTTTGGCCGGACAGGAGGTGAAGGGCATCGAATTCGAACTGCCCTATGTGGACGGCAGCCGTACTTTTGAGAAAAATCCTCTCATTGAAGAAGCTTATGAAGCTACGATGCAGCTTCAGGGATGCAAAAAGAGTATCAGGGCTCCAAAATTCACTTATCAGAAAGAGAGGCTGAGAGAAACGATCTTTCAGCGCAGGTCCCAGAGAGGGTTTCATGAAGGAGCCATTACCAAAGGGCAATTCAATTTCATCATGGAGACACTCATCCAGCCCGTTTTGAGCGACTGTGACGAAGAGGTGAATATCTATGTGGCCGTCAACCGTGTGCTGGATATGCCCTTGGGGCTGTACAAAGACGGAGCCTACCTGAAATACGGCGACTTCTCTCAAAAAGCCGGCTATCTGTGTCTGGAACAGTACAGTCTTGCTGCGCAGGGAGCCCTTGTATTTTTCCTGACCTCCAAAGGGGAAAACTATCAGGCACTTTACCAGAAAGCGGGTATCATTGGCCACCGGCTCTATATTGCATCACTCTACCTTGGTATCGGATGTTCCGGTATCGGTGCCTATTATGACGATGAGGTTAATGACTTTCTGGAAAATGACGAGATGGTGCTTTACGCTTTGGCGATAGGGAAGTAGAGATCAACTCTCTACATTTTTGTTTTTTTGCATACGCAGGATAAGGTATCCTGCGGCAGCCGAAAGAAATGATCCAAGTAGAATGGCCAGCTTGTCGGCATAGTGATATATCTGTGTATCATCGTAGGCAAGGGAATCCACAAAGAGACTCATAGTAAATCCGATCCCTGTCAATACACTTACCCCGTAGAGCATCATCCAGCTGCTCTCCTTGGGCAAAGAGGCTATACCCATTTTGATGGCCAGCCATGAGAATCCGAATACCCCTACCTGTTTACCGACAAAGAGCCCCAGCATGATCCCCAGAGGAACAGGACCGCTCATCGCTTCGAGAGAAATCCCTTTGAGATCTACGCCCGCATTGACAAAGGCAAACAGAGGAAGGATCAGGAAGGCAACCCAGTAATGCAGGTCGTGCTCCATCTCTTTTGCCATGGAAAAGCGATTCCCCTTTTTGTCTTTGGACTCCATAGGGATCATAAAAGCAAGTGCTACTCCCGCCAGGGTGGCATGTACACCGGATTTCAGTACCGATACCCACAATATAATACCTATGACGATGTAAGCTGATTTGATCGCGACATCCATACGGTTCATGATGAAAAGTATGGCAAGGGAAATGGCTGCGACAGTAATGGAAAGCGTGGAAAGGTCAGTCGTATAAAAAAGGGCTATGATCACAATGGCACCCAGGTCATCGATGATGGCCAGGGCCATTAGAAAGATTTTCAGCGAAAGTGGCACACGGGGCCCCAGCAGAGATAAGATTCCCAATGCAAAAGCAATATCGGTCGCTGTAGGAATGGCCCATCCGTTCATCGCAAATGATTCGCCTTTGTTGAAAAGAATGAAAATCAGTGCAGGTACGATCATTCCTCCGACTGCAGCTATACCTGGAAGCGTGATCTGTTTCAGGGAAGAGAGATGCCCCTCCATGACCTCCCTTTTTACCTCCAGCCCGATGAGGAAGAAAAAGATAGCCATCAGCCCATCGTTGACCCACAAAAGAAGCGGCTTGGCTATATGAAGTGCACCAAAACGTATCTCTACGGGTGTATGCAGAAAGCTGGTGTAGGCGGCACTGAGAAAACTGTTTTGCAGGATGAGTGCCAGAACAGTGACAATGATCAGCAGTATACCGGCAGAAGACTCTTTTTTTATAAATGATGTAATGGTGTCCATAAAGCTCTCTTTACCCAATATTTGACACGGAGGCACAACACGCTTTATTAAGAATACTGTTCCAGGATCGGGGTTTTATAAAATATTTCAAATATACTAACATGAATAGGCTAACAATGTTTAGCATACATGTTGTATCAAGGAACTTTCTGCTCTTACTGTATCATATCCTGAATCTGTATCCCTGTTCCCCAAGCAGGGTGCGCAGAGGCTCCTGTACTTCTCCCTGGAATTCGAGCGTGTCGTTTCTGACCGTACCGCCTGTGCTCAGTTTGGACTTGAGTGTTTTGAGAAGCTTTTTGAGTGCATCTTCTTCCAGAAAGAAAGGCTTGACAATCGTTACGGTCTTTCCTCGCCGTTTTTCCCTGGCGAAATGCAAGCGGTGTTTATCGGGTGTTTTGATTTCGGTTTTCTCTTTGCTGCTCTGTTTACTTTTGTTGTCTGACTGCCAGCCATCACCAAGATCGCTACCCATTTCAAACAGATTTTTCTTTGATTTTGCCATACTGTATTCCTAAACTCCCGGTGCTTTCCACATGGATGTTGTCAGCCCCAGGTCCACCAGGGCAAGCTGCGCTGCATAGACTTTCTGCCATTTTTCTGCTATTTCCCTATATCCCCTGTGGTGATCCATATTGGGATGATACGTCTTGTCCCAGGTCACCAGCTGCTGAGCCGCTTTGGGAATGCTCTCATAGATGCCTGTACCGGCACCCGCAGCCATTGCTGCGCCCAGTGCGGTTGCTTCGGTCACAGTGGGAATCCTGATGCGGCACCCTGTGACATCTGAAAGTATCTGGCACCAGAGTTCCCCTTTGCTTGCTCCTCCGGCAAAGACGATCTCCTCAAAGTCCAGGCCGGTAAAGGCTTTGACCTTTTCCAGGTTGATCTCCGAGACGATACAGGCGTTCTCTTCGAGGCTTCTGAACATGGAGGCTTTATTGCATATTTCCGGATCGATAGAAAGGTTGATGAAGGAAGGGGCTGCATGGTACCATTTGCCATACTTCATACTGTCGGAAAAAATGGGTATGATCCCGTAGGATCCGACCGGTACGGTTTTGGCTTTTTCTTCGAGGATCGCATAGGCATCCCTGTCACTGTTCTCAGCTTCCAGTTTTTCCAGATCACAAAAAGCATCCCTGAACCAGCGCATGATCAGCCCACTGAAAAAGGTGATCCCCTCAGCCTGGGAGAGTCCTTCGACTACGTGTGGATTGACACGGATACCCATATTTTCCGGTGGAGGGGTGTCGCTTTTGATGTTGACCACCTGTTGCCAGAAAGAACCGCCAAGGATGGCAACCTGCCCTTCTTTGACCACACCCAGTCCGGCAGAACCAAGCTGCACATCACCTCCACCCATCACTACTTTTGTAGCCGTGGAAAGTCCGGTTTTATCAGCGGCATCATCCGTGACGCTGCCGATGGCGGTACCGGGTTCGAGTACGGGAGGGAAGATATCGGCTTTCAGTCCAACCTTCTCTGCCATGGAGGGTACCCACGTGCGCTCTTTAAGAGAGAAGATACCGGTGGTCCCGCCGTTACTGGGGTCTGTTGCAATGATGCCGGAGAGTTTTGCCAGTATCCAGTCCCCTATCATCGATACGGAAGCGACTTTCTCATAAAGTTTGGGCCGATTGTTCTTCAGCCATAGAATTCTGGGCAGTGCGCCCAGTGCAAAAGTTTGTCCGGACAGGGCATAGAATGCTTCTTCAATGTCCGGGAACTGCTCTTTGAGATATCTTACTTCTTCGGCAGCTCTGGCATCGACATTGGCCACACCCCAGAGGGCTTCTCCGTTTTCATCATAAAGTACGATCCCCTCACGCATACTGGTCGCACTCACAGCGGCGATATCACTTCCCTGAAGCCGTGCCTGATCAAGCGCATCCCTGATGCAGGCAGTCACCAGTACCCAGTTGTGTTCCGTATCGAAGGTCATACTGTTCGGTACGCCTTCCTCCTCTATGTGTGTCCACTCTTGCTGCGAAGCGGAGATCTGATTGCCTTTTGTATCGAAGATGACTGCTCTGATACTTCCTGTTCCCGCATCGATCGCCATGAGGTATTGCATCGGTTTGTTTCCTTTACTGTTTAGGCCTTTCGGCTTGTATTTTGACCGTATGCTGATGTCCACTTTGGTGCGTGTTACGCACCCTACGCTTTAAGCTTTGCCTGTTCAAGTTCCCAGTATTCCATTTCGAAACTCTCTTTTTCACTGATGCTTCGGTACCCTCCGAGCTGGTCTGCTCTGAGTACAGCTTTCATTGTGTGCGCCACAATATCCTTGAGAATGTCCGCTTCTTTCTCATCCT
This DNA window, taken from Sulfurovum lithotrophicum, encodes the following:
- the gltX gene encoding glutamate--tRNA ligase; protein product: MTVTRFAPSPTGYLHIGGLRTALFSWLTARHNNGKFLLRIEDTDMARNSEEAKDAILKAFEWVGMSHDGEVVYQSKRFDLYKKYIDQLLEEGKAYKCYMTKEELDALREEQMAKKERTRYDGRYRDFTGTPPEGVDPVIRIKAPQEGTISFVDGVKGAMNIAANEVDDFIIARSDGSPTYNFVVAIDDALMGLTDVIRGDDHLYNTPKQIVVYNALGFKIPNFYHVAMINNEQGKKLSKRDGATDVMEYKALGFLPEALLNFLVRLGWSHGDQEIFSVEEMIELFDPKDINKSASNYNLDKLLWLNAHYIKNKSNSELAELLKPFGVDISEHDKLEMLLDATKERGKTLVELAEQIKLILTAPTDYDEKAVKKAFKGEAKEILTDFIAMLQTWEKPLHLPVDYHEVMEKIVAEKEIGFGKIGMPLRVSLLGSMTGAGMDEVMAIIGVDETIDRIERAVSTIA
- a CDS encoding MqnA/MqnD/SBP family protein, whose amino-acid sequence is MLFGSISYLNLLPFQLFLKRYLKSSSAKMAFRYKRAVPSQINRSLKRKEVNAAFISSIESRKFGCTDLGIIADKKVYSVLLREGEDQYDPASATSNRLAKVLGLKGRVLIGDAALKYYLGGGEGIDLAEAWYEKTGLPFVFARLCYNKNGVQVENLAKQFARTKVRIPQYILKKEAKQRGITPKQLTWYLEQIYYTMGYREKRSLKKFLNT
- a CDS encoding MoaD/ThiS family protein, which codes for MIKVEFLGPIGKAPLEMEAATLADVAEKLKEDGTVKEWLPKCAVALNNTMVSDLNTPLKEGDKISILPPVCGG
- a CDS encoding molybdopterin synthase catalytic subunit encodes the protein MELYNGPLDVKEIFGRWLDEEAQSNYGAYIPFVGTIRAEEEIEALSFDIYEPVLQKWFDEWQEKARARGAVVKMAHAIGDVPVHTSSYVSAVFSPKRRVALELIEEFVEDFKANAPIWKYDVKNGERIYAEDRSTPMDGAGLLA
- a CDS encoding molybdopterin molybdotransferase MoeA, coding for MIHFDESMTLLEGLQIEKYKTKKLYIMEAQGYVLAEDVVADHNSPEFPTAAMDGYALNHDDIAMGRLKIASINPAGSALKDEVIGGTCIKTFTGSLMPKGADTLIPIENVEVDDDEIIIKEEVPQGFSVREVGENYAKGQKLIEAGTKIDFPQIGVMAGLNIVSVMVYEKPTVAVLSTGSELLDLGEVQTNDAQIRSSNNYTVEAIVRKYDGIPMQLGCIKDDKASIQKAMAEALEKSDIVVTTGGVSVGDFDFVKDVITELGCEVVFKGVRIKPGQHIVVARKGDKFIVGLPGFAYSSTVTALLYVVPLIEKLQRGKSSLKKVKAKLKEPFIKRAKKAEFTACNVSLLQGEYYVDFKGKKVGTSAILTNMLGNVALLVTSEDDTSKGVGDEVDVLLLA
- a CDS encoding LexA family transcriptional regulator, whose translation is MVNFNEIIEKLKDVISETKIGGKVFDKDVAQALNIPQATFATMKKRNSIPYEEILEFCALKKISVNWLFFDQAVDMLKEQTEKFFQVRYFSDIRASAGGGAEVFDENYETITVDEKIMHNMVGVGNTELEAIHVDGESMEPTLQDGSIVFVDRNQTNINKDGIFIASTTAGLFIKRIRQRADGMVELISDNKAYSPEVLAPDEVSIVGKVVGNIESL
- a CDS encoding TraR/DksA family transcriptional regulator; this translates as MTQEEKENIRTKIEEDIETLKEQISTLEEKVKPISPDCSLGRLTRLEAMGEQHVNNKILDESKVRLTRLRNALLRIDKPMFGICIECEEEIGTGRMSVRPESVRCVACAGNH
- a CDS encoding thioredoxin domain-containing protein, whose translation is MKHLVLFFLLLSGVTWAKPAYTNALIHEDSPYLQQHAHNPVNWYPWGKEVFEKAGKEHKFIFLSIGYSTCHWCHEMEKESFTDETVAKLLNDDFVSIKVDREEYPQIDKKYQQLYMDYYGKRGGWPLSVFMTPEGEVFHLGTYIPKEEGYGSKGLLNMLPAFASLRQNKTALQKRIVKYRQAQAKNASRKKLTQDITKELLKKTVNDIEKEFDRENGGFASRPKFPEASKIVLLLTIYRLNSDKRAYSMADTTLRKMARSGLYDQIGGGFFRYTTDREWQSPHFEKMLYTNAELIPVYVQMYEETKDPMYKRVVQETIAQIREHFMQEDLYFSASDADSDGEEGGYFIYNYDEVKDALLKKGLSISETEEALAYLGIEEDGNVDGELSLPHITGSKEPSRLKEVKRYLKKLRKTRRFPFVDTKIITAWNAMMVKALFVASRVDSEYLDDAKKSLEKLWMLMRRDGKLYHQTLYGKAPKQKAILEDYAFLTDALIEGYERSYDERYLSWAKILCEEAVEKFYRKGIWYLSDDRVRTLADLDDRYYTSALSVMLESLLKTAALNEDLNYLAVVKKTVEMQGAVLQKSPAKAPRFTELYLLLKKGDVIIHANRQMLLDAHKEIDSIGYPFVLSKVEQSDEYLACKINTCFAHDKNITQLIEKIKKAVK
- a CDS encoding DUF309 domain-containing protein, whose amino-acid sequence is MLTMNEDLEDALKQYIILLDKGEYFDAHEVLEEAWHPLRLKKDPLANLAKGLINGAVAFEHLKLNKSNASEKARKVMTSYEKHKEIYSDEIRYAILFKAACIKIEELKSAYPEVWY
- a CDS encoding SagB family peptide dehydrogenase, with the translated sequence MTKHSYVSVRQNPNYLSWEDQPGTYKNYPGSYPKYKLDLENEEANFLFHIAGLTAKKSYPGGEYYLRINPSAGALYPNELYFQARGVEGIKDGIYHYEVSSSSLTLLHEISETEGLEPYFGYKTAMKGYLFLVSAICYRSSWKYRNRAFRYCLLDAGHLLGSVEAAALLKPHAVQMVYGIERETLNRMFGFEDREWFVSGCSVAVPLAGQEVKGIEFELPYVDGSRTFEKNPLIEEAYEATMQLQGCKKSIRAPKFTYQKERLRETIFQRRSQRGFHEGAITKGQFNFIMETLIQPVLSDCDEEVNIYVAVNRVLDMPLGLYKDGAYLKYGDFSQKAGYLCLEQYSLAAQGALVFFLTSKGENYQALYQKAGIIGHRLYIASLYLGIGCSGIGAYYDDEVNDFLENDEMVLYALAIGK
- the nhaA gene encoding Na+/H+ antiporter NhaA, translating into MDTITSFIKKESSAGILLIIVTVLALILQNSFLSAAYTSFLHTPVEIRFGALHIAKPLLLWVNDGLMAIFFFLIGLEVKREVMEGHLSSLKQITLPGIAAVGGMIVPALIFILFNKGESFAMNGWAIPTATDIAFALGILSLLGPRVPLSLKIFLMALAIIDDLGAIVIIALFYTTDLSTLSITVAAISLAILFIMNRMDVAIKSAYIVIGIILWVSVLKSGVHATLAGVALAFMIPMESKDKKGNRFSMAKEMEHDLHYWVAFLILPLFAFVNAGVDLKGISLEAMSGPVPLGIMLGLFVGKQVGVFGFSWLAIKMGIASLPKESSWMMLYGVSVLTGIGFTMSLFVDSLAYDDTQIYHYADKLAILLGSFLSAAAGYLILRMQKNKNVES